A genomic region of Desulfomicrobium escambiense DSM 10707 contains the following coding sequences:
- the hisB gene encoding imidazoleglycerol-phosphate dehydratase HisB — translation MNVRTGRMDRETRETKISVAVNLDGTGTCRIATGFGFADHMFDLMGHWAGFDLDISCEGDMYIDAHHSLEDIGLCLGSAISSALGDRKGIARVGCAKVPMDEALTEVCLDLSGRAYLVYEEAVLPAIIAGQEKDLWREFLKSLSSRAGMNLHVRMFYGQNGHHLLESVFKGLGLALRQAVRLEREDVLSTKGGLDA, via the coding sequence ATGAACGTTCGTACTGGAAGAATGGATCGTGAAACCCGCGAGACGAAGATCTCCGTGGCCGTGAATCTCGATGGGACTGGTACATGCCGCATCGCCACCGGGTTCGGCTTTGCGGACCACATGTTCGATCTGATGGGCCACTGGGCCGGGTTCGATCTCGACATTTCCTGCGAAGGCGACATGTATATCGACGCACACCATTCCCTGGAGGACATCGGGCTGTGCTTGGGCAGCGCCATCAGCTCTGCCCTGGGGGACCGCAAGGGCATCGCCCGTGTCGGGTGCGCCAAGGTGCCCATGGACGAGGCGCTGACTGAAGTGTGTCTCGACCTTTCCGGCCGCGCATATCTGGTGTACGAAGAGGCCGTGTTGCCCGCCATCATCGCCGGACAGGAAAAGGATTTGTGGAGGGAGTTTTTGAAATCACTCTCCTCCAGGGCGGGCATGAACCTGCACGTCCGCATGTTCTACGGCCAGAACGGACACCATCTGCTCGAATCGGTCTTCAAGGGCCTGGGGCTTGCCCTGCGGCAGGCGGTCCGGCTGGAGCGTGAGGATGTGCTCAGCACCAAGGGAGGTCTTGACGCATGA
- the tatC gene encoding twin-arginine translocase subunit TatC gives MTFTEHLNELRVRLVRCIIGAFVGFLACYGFAEQLFALLMKPLMDLLQPTGGSLIYTGLPEAFFTHLKVAAIAGLFVASPYIFYQLWMFIAPGLYEGERKYMIPIAFFSALCFVSGAMFGYFVVFPFGFQFFLGYASDFIKPMPSVKEYFSFSTSMLFAFGFIFELPLFMFFLSVMGIVTHKTLRKYRKFAILGNFVVAAILTPPDVVSQCLMAGPLCILYEIGIWVAYIFGKKPKEPEAEAATS, from the coding sequence ATGACCTTCACCGAGCACCTGAACGAACTGCGAGTTCGTCTGGTGCGGTGCATCATCGGTGCCTTCGTGGGATTTCTCGCCTGCTACGGCTTCGCCGAACAGCTCTTCGCGCTGCTCATGAAGCCCCTGATGGATCTGCTCCAGCCCACAGGCGGGTCACTCATCTACACGGGGCTGCCCGAGGCGTTCTTCACGCACCTGAAGGTCGCGGCCATTGCCGGGCTGTTCGTGGCCAGTCCCTACATCTTCTATCAGCTCTGGATGTTCATTGCGCCCGGCCTGTATGAAGGTGAACGCAAGTACATGATTCCTATCGCCTTCTTCTCGGCCTTGTGCTTCGTGTCGGGCGCGATGTTCGGCTATTTCGTCGTCTTTCCGTTCGGCTTCCAGTTTTTCCTGGGCTACGCCTCGGACTTCATCAAGCCCATGCCGTCGGTCAAAGAGTATTTCAGCTTTTCAACCAGCATGCTCTTTGCCTTCGGGTTCATTTTCGAACTGCCTCTGTTCATGTTCTTCCTGTCCGTCATGGGCATCGTCACGCACAAGACCCTGCGGAAATACAGGAAGTTCGCCATTCTCGGGAATTTTGTCGTGGCGGCCATCCTGACCCCGCCCGACGTGGTCTCGCAGTGTCTCATGGCCGGCCCCTTGTGCATTCTCTACGAGATAGGCATCTGGGTGGCCTACATTTTCGGCAAGAAGCCGAAGGAACCAGAGGCAGAGGCCGCTACATCGTAG
- the tatB gene encoding Sec-independent protein translocase protein TatB: MFGIGSTELIVILIVALIVIGPAKLPEMARSLGKALGEFRRVSTDVKRTIEMEAEQADQKARTDQAKKEFFPEAAASAAAQKDEAPAKDQAEAQVAGTDKDKAEAQAAGPDKDKA; this comes from the coding sequence ATGTTTGGAATCGGTTCCACGGAACTCATCGTCATTCTCATCGTCGCGCTGATCGTCATCGGCCCGGCCAAGCTTCCCGAAATGGCCAGGTCGCTGGGCAAGGCCCTCGGCGAATTCCGCCGCGTCAGCACCGACGTGAAGCGGACCATCGAGATGGAGGCCGAACAGGCAGACCAGAAGGCCCGCACCGATCAGGCCAAGAAAGAGTTCTTCCCTGAGGCGGCCGCATCAGCGGCGGCCCAGAAGGACGAGGCCCCCGCAAAAGACCAGGCGGAAGCGCAGGTCGCGGGGACCGACAAGGACAAGGCCGAAGCTCAGGCCGCGGGGCCCGATAAGGACAAGGCATGA
- the guaA gene encoding glutamine-hydrolyzing GMP synthase, giving the protein MDIQEKVIILDFGSQYTQLIARRTRESGVYSEIHPCTISAAELKAMQPSAIILSGGPASVTSADSPGVDPVIFSWGLPVLGICYGMQLMAHVLGGKVNPSLDREYGRSELRFQQQCPLWDRIADAEKLTVWMSHGDHVLEVPPGFTVTAKTQSIEIAAMADVERRMYALQFHPEVAHTEQGDEILRNFLFHVAGLKSTWTMSSFVDSMLHALPVQIGEDKVVCGLSGGIDSTVVAVLLNKAIGKNLHCIFVDNGLLRAGEGDEVVGYLREHFDLNLHYVQAQERFLSRLEGLDDPEQKRKIIGYTFIEVFEEEAKKIPGVKYLAQGTLYPDVIESVSFKGPSAVIKSHHNVGGLPEKMDLALVEPLRELFKDEVRKVAQELGLPDFIVWRHPFPGPGLAIRVIGEITDERLEILRQADKIVQHELMASNWYYKVWQGFAVLLPLKTVGVMGDERTYEHVIALRIVDSIDAMTADWSRVPSEILGRISSRIINEVKGVNRVVYDISSKPPSTIEWE; this is encoded by the coding sequence ATGGATATTCAAGAAAAAGTCATCATCCTTGATTTCGGGTCGCAGTACACGCAGCTCATTGCCCGCCGCACGCGCGAATCCGGCGTCTATTCCGAGATTCACCCCTGCACCATCAGCGCGGCCGAACTGAAGGCCATGCAGCCCAGCGCCATCATCCTGTCCGGCGGCCCCGCCTCGGTCACGAGTGCAGACTCCCCCGGCGTGGACCCGGTCATCTTCAGCTGGGGGCTGCCGGTTTTGGGCATCTGCTACGGCATGCAGCTCATGGCCCATGTTTTGGGCGGCAAGGTCAACCCCTCCCTGGACCGCGAATACGGCCGTAGCGAACTGCGCTTCCAGCAGCAGTGCCCCCTGTGGGACCGCATCGCCGACGCCGAGAAGCTCACCGTCTGGATGTCCCACGGCGACCATGTCCTCGAGGTCCCGCCCGGCTTCACGGTCACGGCCAAGACCCAGAGCATCGAGATTGCGGCCATGGCCGACGTCGAGCGCCGGATGTATGCGCTGCAGTTCCACCCGGAGGTGGCGCACACCGAGCAGGGCGACGAAATCCTGCGCAATTTCCTCTTTCACGTTGCCGGCCTCAAGTCGACCTGGACCATGTCCTCCTTCGTGGACTCCATGCTCCACGCCCTGCCCGTCCAGATCGGCGAGGACAAGGTCGTCTGCGGCCTGTCGGGCGGCATCGACTCCACGGTGGTGGCAGTGCTCCTGAACAAGGCCATCGGCAAGAACCTGCACTGCATCTTCGTCGACAACGGCCTCCTGCGCGCCGGTGAAGGCGACGAAGTGGTCGGCTACCTGCGCGAGCACTTCGACCTGAACCTCCACTACGTCCAGGCCCAGGAACGCTTCCTGTCCCGCCTGGAAGGCCTCGACGACCCGGAGCAGAAGCGCAAGATCATCGGCTACACCTTCATCGAGGTCTTCGAGGAGGAAGCCAAGAAGATTCCCGGCGTCAAATACTTGGCCCAGGGCACCCTGTACCCGGACGTCATCGAGTCCGTCAGCTTCAAGGGCCCCTCGGCCGTCATCAAGAGTCACCACAACGTCGGCGGCCTGCCTGAAAAGATGGACCTGGCCCTGGTGGAGCCCCTGCGGGAACTCTTCAAGGACGAGGTGCGCAAGGTCGCCCAGGAGCTGGGCCTGCCGGACTTCATCGTCTGGCGGCATCCTTTCCCCGGTCCCGGCCTGGCCATCCGCGTCATCGGCGAGATCACTGACGAGCGCCTTGAAATCCTGCGCCAGGCCGACAAGATCGTGCAGCACGAGCTCATGGCCTCTAACTGGTACTACAAGGTCTGGCAGGGCTTCGCAGTGCTCCTGCCGCTGAAGACCGTTGGCGTCATGGGCGACGAGCGGACCTACGAGCACGTCATCGCCCTGCGCATCGTCGACTCCATCGACGCCATGACCGCGGATTGGTCCAGAGTCCCTTCGGAGATTCTCGGACGGATCTCCAGCCGGATCATCAACGAGGTCAAAGGTGTGAACAGGGTGGTCTACGACATTTCGTCCAAGCCGCCGAGCACCATCGAGTGGGAATAG
- the guaB gene encoding IMP dehydrogenase, with amino-acid sequence MEKFLGKALTFDDVLLVPAYSEVLPDQVNLHTRLTASIELNIPFLSAAMDTVTESRMAISLARSGGIGIVHKNMSIEQQALEIVKVKKSESGMIVDPITVDPDDTVGHALELMRDYRISGLPVISGDHLVGIVTNRDVRFVTEMSTLVRDVMTSRNLVTVPVGISLEEAKRHLHENRIEKLLVVDESNKLKGLLTIKDIDKVRKYPNACKDDLGRLRVGGAVGVGKGRAERVEALIKAGADVIVLDSAHGHSKNILDAVRATRSEWPSAQIIGGNVATYEGAKALIAAGVDAVKVGIGPGSICTTRIVAGVGVPQITAIMECVRACREAERCCIADGGVKFSGDVVKALVAGADTVMMGSMFAGTEESPGEKILYQGRTYKIYRGMGSIDAMKDGSSDRYFQEGSKKLVPEGIVGRVPYKGSVLETIDQLVGGVRSGMGYLGTGDIPALRDKAQFVEISAAGLRESHVHDVIITKEAPNYRVDAY; translated from the coding sequence ATGGAAAAATTTCTCGGCAAGGCTCTGACTTTTGACGATGTCCTGCTTGTACCGGCGTACTCCGAAGTCCTGCCGGACCAGGTCAACCTGCACACCAGGCTCACCGCCTCCATCGAGCTCAACATCCCGTTCCTGAGCGCGGCCATGGACACGGTCACCGAGTCGCGCATGGCCATCTCCCTGGCCCGGTCGGGCGGCATCGGCATCGTGCACAAGAACATGTCCATCGAGCAGCAGGCCCTGGAGATCGTCAAGGTCAAGAAGTCGGAATCCGGCATGATCGTCGACCCCATCACCGTGGACCCCGACGACACCGTCGGGCACGCTCTGGAACTCATGCGGGACTACCGCATTTCCGGCCTGCCAGTCATTTCAGGGGACCATCTGGTCGGCATCGTCACCAACCGCGACGTGCGCTTCGTCACCGAGATGTCGACGCTGGTGCGGGACGTCATGACCAGCCGCAACCTGGTCACCGTGCCCGTGGGCATCTCCCTGGAGGAGGCCAAGCGCCACCTGCACGAGAACCGCATCGAGAAGCTCCTGGTCGTCGATGAGAGCAACAAGCTCAAAGGCCTGCTGACCATCAAGGACATCGACAAGGTCCGCAAGTATCCCAACGCCTGCAAGGACGACCTCGGCCGTCTGCGCGTCGGCGGCGCGGTGGGTGTGGGCAAGGGCCGGGCCGAACGCGTCGAGGCCCTGATCAAGGCCGGCGCGGACGTCATCGTCCTCGACTCGGCCCACGGTCACTCCAAAAACATCCTCGACGCCGTGCGCGCCACGCGCTCCGAATGGCCGAGCGCCCAGATCATCGGCGGCAACGTGGCGACCTACGAAGGCGCCAAGGCCCTGATCGCGGCCGGCGTGGACGCCGTCAAGGTCGGCATCGGCCCAGGCTCCATCTGCACCACGCGCATCGTGGCCGGCGTGGGCGTACCGCAGATCACGGCCATCATGGAGTGCGTGCGGGCCTGTCGCGAGGCCGAGCGCTGCTGCATCGCCGACGGCGGGGTCAAGTTCTCGGGCGATGTGGTCAAGGCCCTGGTGGCCGGGGCCGACACGGTCATGATGGGCTCCATGTTCGCCGGCACCGAGGAGAGCCCGGGCGAGAAGATCCTCTACCAGGGCCGCACCTACAAGATCTACCGCGGCATGGGCTCCATCGACGCCATGAAGGACGGCAGCAGCGACCGCTATTTCCAGGAAGGCTCCAAGAAGCTGGTGCCCGAGGGCATCGTCGGCCGGGTGCCGTACAAGGGGTCGGTGCTGGAAACCATCGACCAGCTGGTCGGCGGCGTGCGTTCCGGCATGGGTTATCTCGGCACCGGGGACATCCCGGCCCTGCGGGACAAGGCCCAGTTTGTGGAGATCTCGGCCGCGGGCCTGCGCGAAAGCCACGTCCATGACGTCATCATCACCAAGGAAGCGCCCAATTACAGGGTGGACGCGTACTAG
- a CDS encoding ABC transporter ATP-binding protein codes for MLELRNVSTFYGNIQALHGISLKIGKGEIVTLIGANGAGKSTTLMSICGGVPPRSGEIIFDGQPIQALKADRIVRMGISQVPEGRLIFPDMTVMENLDLGAFLRNDQKGIAQDLEYVFELFPILAERRKQMGGTLSGGEQQMLAISRALMARPRLLLLDEPSLGLAPIIIAQIFDIIRKVNESGTTVFLVEQNANQALKVAHRAYVMENGRITLEDTAAALLANEDVKKAYLGL; via the coding sequence ATGCTTGAGCTCAGGAACGTCAGCACCTTCTACGGAAACATCCAGGCCCTGCACGGGATTTCCCTGAAAATCGGCAAGGGCGAGATCGTGACCCTCATCGGCGCCAACGGCGCAGGCAAGAGCACGACCCTCATGTCCATCTGCGGCGGCGTGCCGCCCCGCAGCGGCGAGATCATCTTCGACGGCCAGCCCATCCAGGCCCTCAAGGCCGACCGCATCGTGCGCATGGGCATATCCCAGGTGCCCGAAGGCCGGCTCATCTTCCCGGACATGACGGTCATGGAGAACCTGGACCTGGGAGCCTTCCTGCGCAACGACCAGAAGGGCATCGCCCAGGACCTGGAATACGTCTTCGAGCTCTTCCCCATCCTGGCCGAACGCCGCAAGCAGATGGGCGGCACCCTGTCCGGCGGCGAGCAGCAGATGCTGGCCATTTCCCGCGCGCTCATGGCGCGGCCGCGACTGCTGCTTCTGGACGAGCCGTCCCTGGGCCTGGCGCCCATCATCATCGCACAGATTTTCGACATCATCCGCAAGGTCAACGAGTCCGGGACCACGGTCTTCCTGGTCGAGCAGAACGCCAACCAGGCCCTCAAGGTCGCCCACCGTGCCTACGTCATGGAGAACGGGCGCATCACCCTCGAGGACACGGCCGCGGCGCTCCTGGCCAACGAGGATGTCAAGAAGGCCTATCTGGGGCTCTAG
- a CDS encoding ABC transporter ATP-binding protein produces the protein MQPVLDVTAVSMNFGGLRALNDVELKVNSGEIVALIGPNGAGKTTFFNCITSIYTPTEGEVWFTPKQGTRTRVNGMKPNLVTALGMARTFQNIRLFKNMSVLENVMIARHCRTKSGILGALMRSPAVRREEKEIVDRSYELLKYIGLHKFYNEQACNLPYGAQRRLEIARALATDPTLLLLDEPAAGMNPQETESLKHLVLKIRDEMDMAILLIEHDMSMVMSLSERIYVMEYGCLIAHGTPAEVSRDPRVIKAYLGEEAHA, from the coding sequence ATGCAACCGGTACTCGACGTCACCGCCGTGTCCATGAACTTCGGCGGCCTGCGGGCCCTGAACGACGTGGAGCTGAAGGTCAACTCCGGCGAGATCGTTGCCCTCATCGGGCCCAACGGCGCGGGCAAGACCACGTTCTTCAACTGCATAACCAGCATCTACACTCCAACCGAAGGCGAAGTCTGGTTCACGCCCAAGCAGGGGACCCGGACCAGGGTCAACGGCATGAAGCCAAACCTGGTCACGGCGCTGGGGATGGCCCGCACCTTCCAGAACATCCGCCTCTTCAAGAACATGAGCGTGCTGGAAAACGTCATGATCGCCAGGCACTGCCGCACCAAAAGCGGCATCCTCGGCGCGCTGATGCGCTCGCCCGCCGTGCGCCGGGAGGAGAAGGAGATCGTCGACCGCAGCTACGAACTCCTCAAGTACATCGGGCTGCACAAATTCTACAACGAGCAGGCCTGCAACCTGCCGTACGGCGCCCAGCGCAGGCTGGAGATCGCTCGCGCCCTGGCCACGGACCCGACGCTGCTGCTGCTCGACGAGCCGGCCGCCGGCATGAACCCGCAGGAAACCGAGTCCCTGAAGCACCTCGTGCTCAAGATCCGCGACGAGATGGACATGGCCATTCTGCTGATCGAGCACGACATGAGCATGGTCATGAGCCTTTCCGAGCGCATCTACGTCATGGAATACGGGTGTCTCATCGCCCACGGCACCCCGGCGGAGGTCAGCAGGGACCCGCGGGTCATCAAAGCCTACCTCGGGGAGGAAGCCCATGCTTGA
- the livM gene encoding high-affinity branched-chain amino acid ABC transporter permease LivM has product MNELIKSIQVSIWFMFLTFPIMVIRVNAIEKSVIWRWENLALVGVGSFVLSFIWRWALRRKEAGEAVAAAGGQEAGRFSAMLENPALRLPLQVGLLAAFCVVPWFVTTYQTNILISFLLYVVLGLGLNVIVGVAGLLFLGHAAFYAIGAYSYALLNQYFGLGFWVALPIGGVVAALAGVALAFPVLRLRGDYLAIVTLGFGEIVRLLLENFSDITGGPSGVSNIPRPGLFDMQLSVAGANIYIYYIVLALAIVTIVAVTRLKDSRIGRALQALREDEIACEAMGIDRVGVKLMAFGLGTAWAGFAGVVFAAKTTFINPASFTFFESAIILSIVVLGGMGSNLGVILGSAFLVLLPEYMRAFSEYRMILFATAMVLMMVFRPQGLIPEKRKTYTVSDPELNAATGGQN; this is encoded by the coding sequence ATGAACGAACTCATCAAATCAATTCAGGTCAGCATCTGGTTCATGTTTCTGACCTTCCCGATCATGGTCATCCGGGTGAACGCCATCGAGAAGTCCGTGATCTGGCGCTGGGAGAACCTGGCGCTGGTCGGCGTCGGCAGCTTCGTGCTGTCCTTCATCTGGCGTTGGGCCCTGCGCCGTAAGGAAGCCGGGGAGGCCGTGGCCGCAGCCGGCGGGCAGGAGGCCGGACGGTTCTCCGCCATGCTGGAAAACCCCGCGCTGAGACTGCCGCTGCAAGTCGGCCTGCTGGCCGCGTTCTGCGTCGTTCCCTGGTTCGTGACCACATACCAGACCAACATCCTTATCTCGTTCCTGCTGTACGTGGTGCTGGGCCTGGGCTTGAACGTCATCGTCGGCGTGGCCGGCCTGCTCTTCCTCGGTCATGCCGCGTTTTACGCCATTGGCGCGTATTCCTACGCCCTGCTGAATCAGTATTTCGGTCTCGGGTTCTGGGTGGCGCTGCCCATCGGCGGCGTGGTGGCCGCCTTGGCCGGCGTGGCGCTGGCCTTCCCGGTGCTGCGGCTGCGCGGCGACTACCTGGCCATCGTCACCCTCGGTTTCGGTGAGATCGTGCGGCTGCTGCTTGAAAACTTCAGCGACATCACGGGCGGCCCGTCGGGTGTGTCCAACATCCCCCGTCCCGGCCTGTTTGACATGCAGCTGTCCGTGGCCGGCGCCAACATCTACATCTACTACATCGTGCTGGCCCTGGCCATCGTGACCATCGTCGCCGTCACGCGGCTCAAGGATTCGCGCATCGGCCGCGCCCTGCAGGCCCTGCGCGAGGACGAGATCGCCTGCGAGGCCATGGGCATCGACCGGGTCGGCGTGAAGCTCATGGCCTTTGGCCTCGGCACGGCCTGGGCCGGTTTCGCCGGCGTGGTCTTCGCGGCCAAGACAACGTTCATCAACCCCGCCAGCTTCACGTTCTTCGAATCGGCCATCATTTTGTCCATCGTCGTCCTGGGCGGCATGGGCTCCAACCTGGGCGTCATTCTCGGTTCGGCCTTCCTGGTGCTTCTGCCCGAATACATGCGCGCCTTCTCCGAGTACCGCATGATCCTCTTCGCCACGGCCATGGTGCTGATGATGGTCTTCCGGCCCCAGGGGCTCATTCCCGAGAAGCGCAAGACCTACACGGTGTCGGACCCCGAACTGAACGCGGCCACAGGAGGGCAGAACTAG
- a CDS encoding branched-chain amino acid ABC transporter permease: MDWQYFSELFLGGLTRGSIYALIAIGYTMVYGIIELINFAHGEVYMLGAFMGLIVAGVLGILGFPAPAILVIAAVVAIIYCAGYGYTMEKIAYKPLRGAGRLSPLISAIGMSLFLQNYIILAQTSDFLPFPRLIPDFEFLEPVAHVFGSSDFVIVVTSALFMAGLTVFIKYTKMGKAMRATAQNRKMAMLLGVDSDKVISITFLLGSSLAALGGVLIASHVGMVNFAIGFLAGIKAFTAAVLGGIGSIPGAMLGGLFLGLSESFATGYISSDYEDVFAFTLLVVFLIFRPSGIMGKAKVEKV, encoded by the coding sequence ATGGACTGGCAGTATTTTTCCGAACTTTTTCTAGGCGGTTTGACGCGCGGCAGCATCTACGCGCTCATCGCCATCGGCTACACCATGGTCTACGGCATCATCGAGCTCATCAACTTCGCCCACGGCGAGGTCTACATGCTCGGAGCCTTCATGGGGCTCATCGTGGCCGGCGTGCTGGGCATCCTGGGGTTTCCGGCCCCGGCCATCCTGGTCATCGCCGCGGTCGTGGCCATCATCTACTGCGCTGGCTACGGCTACACCATGGAGAAGATCGCCTACAAGCCCCTGCGCGGGGCCGGGCGCCTCTCGCCGCTCATTTCCGCCATCGGCATGTCCCTCTTCCTGCAGAATTACATCATCCTGGCTCAGACCTCGGACTTCCTGCCCTTTCCGCGCCTCATCCCGGACTTCGAGTTCCTGGAGCCCGTGGCCCACGTCTTCGGATCCTCGGATTTCGTCATCGTCGTGACCAGCGCGCTGTTCATGGCCGGGCTGACGGTCTTCATCAAGTACACCAAGATGGGCAAGGCCATGCGCGCCACGGCCCAGAACCGCAAGATGGCCATGCTCCTCGGGGTCGACTCGGACAAGGTCATTTCCATCACATTTCTGCTCGGGTCGTCCTTGGCTGCCCTCGGCGGCGTGCTCATCGCCTCCCATGTCGGCATGGTCAACTTCGCCATCGGCTTCCTGGCCGGCATCAAGGCCTTCACGGCGGCGGTCCTGGGCGGCATCGGCTCCATCCCCGGCGCCATGCTCGGCGGCCTTTTCCTCGGGCTGTCCGAGAGCTTCGCCACGGGATACATTTCGAGCGACTACGAGGACGTCTTCGCCTTCACCCTGCTGGTGGTCTTCCTGATCTTCCGGCCCTCGGGCATCATGGGCAAGGCCAAGGTGGAAAAGGTATGA
- a CDS encoding branched-chain amino acid ABC transporter substrate-binding protein, translating into MKRFSGLVIAACLSLLTSSAFGADTIKIGVAGAHTGDLASYGLPTVNAAKLVAKDVNAKGGIDGKQIELLVQDEECKPEKATNAATKLVSDGAVVVLGHICSGATKAALPIYTEAKVVTMSPSATNPELTQSGQYPTFFRTIASDDSQAKLGVDFALAKLGAKKIAVLHDKGDYGKGYAEYAQKFIKEGGQAEVVLFEGVTPGAVDYSSVVQKIRQSGADTVMFGGYHPEASKIVAQLKKKRVDVKFISDDGVKDDTFIKVAGADAEGVYASGPQDVSGLEMNKAARAAHMTEFGTEPGAFFDAAYAAMQALVNAIDKADSTESDKIMNVLRTDKVDTTVGTIKFDARGDAEGVGFSMYQVQNGAYVELK; encoded by the coding sequence ATGAAACGTTTTTCTGGTCTCGTGATCGCTGCGTGTCTGTCCCTGCTGACCAGTTCGGCCTTCGGTGCCGATACCATCAAGATCGGCGTTGCGGGCGCCCACACCGGTGACCTGGCCTCCTACGGCCTGCCCACGGTCAACGCCGCTAAGCTGGTGGCCAAGGACGTCAACGCCAAGGGCGGCATCGACGGCAAGCAGATCGAGCTTCTGGTTCAGGATGAGGAGTGCAAGCCCGAGAAGGCCACCAACGCCGCGACCAAGCTGGTCTCCGACGGCGCTGTCGTCGTCCTCGGCCACATCTGTTCCGGCGCCACCAAGGCCGCCCTGCCCATCTACACCGAGGCCAAGGTCGTGACCATGTCCCCGTCGGCGACCAACCCCGAACTGACCCAGAGCGGCCAGTACCCGACTTTCTTCCGCACCATCGCCTCTGACGACTCCCAGGCCAAGCTCGGCGTTGATTTCGCCCTCGCCAAGCTGGGCGCCAAGAAGATCGCCGTGCTGCACGACAAGGGCGACTACGGCAAGGGTTATGCCGAATACGCCCAGAAGTTCATCAAGGAAGGCGGCCAGGCCGAAGTGGTGCTGTTCGAGGGCGTGACCCCCGGCGCCGTGGACTATTCCTCCGTGGTCCAGAAGATCCGCCAGTCCGGCGCGGACACCGTCATGTTCGGCGGCTACCACCCGGAAGCCTCCAAGATCGTAGCCCAGCTGAAGAAGAAGCGCGTCGACGTGAAGTTCATCTCCGATGACGGCGTCAAGGATGACACCTTCATCAAGGTCGCCGGCGCCGACGCCGAGGGCGTGTACGCTTCCGGTCCCCAGGACGTCAGCGGCCTGGAAATGAACAAGGCCGCCCGCGCCGCCCACATGACCGAGTTCGGCACCGAGCCCGGCGCGTTCTTCGACGCCGCCTATGCTGCCATGCAGGCCCTGGTCAACGCCATCGACAAGGCCGACTCCACCGAGTCCGACAAGATCATGAACGTGCTGCGCACGGACAAGGTCGACACCACCGTCGGCACCATCAAGTTCGACGCCCGCGGCGACGCCGAGGGTGTGGGCTTCTCCATGTACCAGGTCCAGAACGGCGCGTACGTGGAACTGAAGTAG
- a CDS encoding tetratricopeptide repeat protein, protein MQTNNAFPQAARRRTVFFLLACLGVMVFAAVVYRVENPSIVQHEERREMPGGMGQMGGDMSGISSMMQKLQANPEDVEAMRGLGMAFMEMQAWDKSMSFWDMVLEKHPDDVMALNQKGFCLFELKKYAEAAELFERMLTIETGNFHAHYNLGVIYKHYLAQPDKAAAHFQAVVDAAPDDPELVENARRELSGK, encoded by the coding sequence ATGCAGACGAATAACGCCTTTCCCCAGGCCGCCCGCCGCAGGACCGTCTTTTTCCTTCTGGCCTGCCTGGGCGTCATGGTCTTTGCCGCCGTGGTCTACCGGGTGGAAAACCCGTCCATCGTGCAGCACGAGGAGCGCCGGGAGATGCCCGGCGGCATGGGACAGATGGGCGGGGACATGTCCGGCATCTCGTCCATGATGCAGAAGCTGCAGGCCAACCCCGAAGATGTCGAGGCCATGCGCGGTCTCGGCATGGCCTTCATGGAGATGCAGGCCTGGGACAAGTCCATGTCCTTCTGGGACATGGTCCTCGAAAAGCACCCGGATGACGTCATGGCGCTCAACCAGAAAGGGTTCTGCCTGTTCGAGCTCAAGAAGTACGCCGAGGCGGCCGAACTCTTCGAACGCATGCTGACCATTGAGACCGGGAATTTTCACGCCCATTACAACCTGGGCGTCATCTACAAGCACTACCTCGCGCAGCCGGACAAGGCCGCGGCGCATTTCCAGGCCGTTGTCGACGCCGCTCCCGACGACCCCGAGCTGGTCGAGAACGCCCGCCGCGAACTGTCCGGGAAGTGA
- a CDS encoding CcmD family protein: MNYLFIANVCIWLGVGGYVLFLARQHSVLERRVRQLEILDADE; this comes from the coding sequence ATGAATTACCTTTTTATCGCCAATGTGTGCATCTGGCTGGGCGTCGGGGGATATGTCCTTTTCCTGGCCCGACAGCACAGCGTGCTGGAGCGCCGCGTTCGGCAGCTGGAGATACTCGATGCAGACGAATAA